The Plasmodium vinckei vinckei genome assembly, chromosome: PVVCY_08 genome contains the following window.
taaaaaatatattatcaaactTCCCATTATTCATAAATTCTTTTGCTCGTGCATTTGACCATTTACTTTCTGTACACAAATCAACTTTATTTAATACTAAAATAACGGGTGGTATTATTTTtggtttattattatgtgaTTGATTATAAGattcaattatttttttgcggttttcaaataaattttctttaacacttttatcattatataatggATTTTTATCCATGGCATAGGAAAAATAATCTATAATTTGTTCAGAGTCTAATTTGtcattatatttagtaTCTGATACTTTCTCATTATTTGTAGCAGTCGCAATTTCTTGATTCATATtatgttcatttttatcgTCGTCTAATATTTGTCCCCCCATTTTAGCATCATGTTCATAATCATTATTTGtatcttcatttttgtGACCAGTcacattataaatattattatcctTTTCATTATCATCTTCACTATCACTATTATATGCTTCAATTTGTTTGGGAGCTAACATTCTAATAATACTAATAATATCGTGTGTAGGTCTTTTAACTGTATCAACAACAAATACAACTAAATCAGCCTCTTCATATCCTTTCCAAGCATAATTAACCAACtctttacaaaattttttttttttatgagaAGGTATAATTCCTGGAGaatcaataaatattaattgaACATTGTCTTTAGTATATATCCCTTTTATATCTTGTTTTGTTGTATTAATTTTAGGTGAAACTGATGAAATAGTTTTATCCAAAATTGCATTTAACAAGGAACTTTTTCCAGAATTTGGAGCTCCAATTATTGcaacttttaaaaatttggGATTTTCTGGTTGCTCTGGAATTTTCCATGTATTCATATAAGCACTTTTCGGTATTACCCCTCTTGTTATATTAGGGgaataatatttacttttgttttttgtatcttcatcttttttattttcatctatatttatatcatttattttcaattcaTTATCATGAGGTCTTGCTCTTATATATCTTTCTAATATAGAAAAGTTACGGACATTCGAACAAAATACCCATTTGTGCCTTACACTTAACAGATTAAATaaagtaatattttttctgaaCATCTGAGTTTATAAATAAgacatatacataatatgtGTAGAAAATACACACCTATATACATGccaataattaatattagtAATTATGCtacaatattaatatgcTCATACAAAATACAGAGTTATTTCCTCATTTTCATAGtaccattttatatatattaacaaattttacatatatatataactccCTAAATGCAACCTACATGGATAGAAAATAAAGGCtttcataattataataaaatagttaGCCCTTTAAAAGagttgttttatttattattttatcttctacttatatatgtaaaaattgttatataatataattatgcaTACTAATTTGTAaatcaaattatataattccaTAAAAATAGGGTAAAATGAAGgtaaaaaatgcataacCCACATTAAAGAAACTACTTTTTTTAAGGAAATATATCCAtacattaatatatgtattacatcatttaaaatacatttataaaccagtacattaatttttaaaaattattttttatattttccatactgacaaataaattattttataatgagGGTTACATTATCCCAAAAAATGTCAATGCCAACAAActtaagaaaaatattttgcaaaaaaaatccaatcaattgtaatttttatcattacaAACCCactttatatttacatatagcataaatcatattaaaaaatatatatataataaaattttttgtttatgttatacatttttaatctacaatataattttaaccATTCTGACTTATGTTTTGGAAGTGAAATTTCGCTCTTAAACATAGAAAGGataataaacaataataataataatattgaaataaaagagtacaaaataaacaatattgaaaaaagaaacaatgttattgattttttttcactttataaaaattgtaacctacaattattatatatacatgtatgTGTTATGGTAGGCATGTGTATATTCCTATAAAATTATCCAAGATTTGAAATATTGCtccatataaatataaaaataagataatagatatttttattgagGTGTTAAAgagtataaatatgtaaagctttacataaaaagaaaacaaataaaaattatgatggTATTAACTATAGCAACTAAGTCGAAACTATTGTAGAAAAGACGTcttatatacttttttataaatatatattaacaaactaaacaatatatttattaatttcattttataaagCAAACAtgctttatatatatatatatatatatataataattatcacACATTGGATAATTAAcacaacaaaaaaatatataatataataaggTCGTGCTTTGAATTTGCCGTACATCCATTAGGTTATTTCCCTATTTCCATTTCATATTAAaacttatattattttcttttttaatatgtacAAGCATTTAATTATGTTGCCATTATCAATTTTTGCTAACATTGAAAGACAtttttatgcataaaaaTCAGTTTCAAATTAATGGCACACACATccatatattctttttttgttttaccttctttttttacacaaaaattttgcaatttattttttgcatttaaattaaaatatttacatttctAAGCGCTTTAGTGTAAATTgaatattgttattatggaaaaaacaaatgtaagtaaaaaatacaaataaagcATAATAGTAAAGTAGTCATACCGActaaaaacatattaacAATCTtgctattaaaaaatatgagtatgtatgtatataaaaaatatatttttttgaaaggAATAAATTATAGTAAACTTGAAAGCACAAATgatacataaatatgtttttatatatatcattattaatataataattagtTAAAGCATTACATTTCAAGGCTAATATATTCTTCatacaatatatacaaGTCCAAACAAAATAGCCAAGATAATAAGTAGGGGTAAAAACtatgtatatacaataaattttattataaataaatattgcaCATGTTATATCTATACATAAAGGCGTACAAATTTGCGTCGCATAAAATTCACCTATATTTGCATAGGCTGAAAATTTATACCATAGtacaattattatatccgtgcatattatataataatttaatttgaatacgatttatatgcatattacgTTTTATATCTATACATGTAATgccttttcttttaaattcattataaaaatcacaatattttatttcatatattcattgcatatatatataaatgcatTTACCCTATATCATCTCTTACTTCTCTTCGTCCTTTACTTCATTATTGATCtctctttttttgttaagtAAAATTTCcgtgttatatataaaacgtttatgaatatttgttttatggaggttttttgatatttcttatattttcagatattttatatagtataaatcatatttgtatatatcaGGTGCATGCTTATAGcatttatgtaaaatatatgaaaagccataaataaatgccaagaaataataacacGAGGTTATTATGGCATAGCATATTagttaaaaaaaggaataaaaagaaaacaaaaataatgaaaaaataaaaattttaattataagaaatataaatatacacattatatatttgttcacggatgcattttatttttcgtatatatttataatatttgttatcttatatgtttgttttgcatcactttttttatgttcCTATTATTGaactattttaattatatttgtatttcgaatatattatttttggaACAGTACATATTGATATAGAAAGGGGTGGAAAGaaactaaaaaaagaacTACTAAATGCGCTAAATAGTTGTTATATTCTATTAAAGCATATCATATAACAACTTTCCATAGCCCATCGTGACATTAGTGCACACCTCATAACTTATCAAATACTTattaatatcaaaaaaacgGTTGggcataaaatatataaaagatcAATACATTTCATAAAAGTAACACAGaagttataatataataatgaattggaatgaataaaaacaataggtaaataaataattaggCAAATAGAActtaaaatgaataaaacaGAGAACAACCATTTGCAAAACagacacaaaaaaataaatgaggATAGATTAACATATGTTATGACATGTTTATTTGGGAATGAAGTAAATGTGCATATGAAAGATggaaatgaaataaaaggaTTGTTTCATGGGTATAATTGTAATTCAGATAATtctaatagtaataatagaGAAGGCGATATATCCTTAAATTATGCTCAGGTTTTagcaaaaaatgataaactTAGTGGTCCGATAAATAAAGCTATGATCATTCCAGAAAATGCATATACTACTATTATAGCCAAAAATATAAGCCTTGAATTAAAAGATCCAGATgaagtaaaaaatgttaaagataattttaaaattgatGCTGATATAtctctaaaaaaaaagaaaccaCATTCAGCTAATAGAGAATTAAAAAGATGGGTATgtgatgataataatattgacGATCCTAATTATGCCAAACTAAAACTAGAcgataaattaaatgagCCATGGGATCAATTTGAACAAAacagaaaattatatggtGTTACAACCACATataaagaagaaatatatactactaatttagatataaataaagtaCCACATCATGTCAAACTTCAAGCTGATAAAATTGCAAAAGAATTAGAAAATAGAGGGGTCCATTTGGATCCAGAAgatattgataaaaataataaagacaTCGACGAAGAAGATTTATTTGGGGCCGTTAGACGAAATAAGGATAAGTTTGCAAAGTCtcataaatttaaaaaagatgataataatagtaataataataataataacaacaaTAGTGGCAGTAATAACAGTAAAAACAAATCTAGGTTTCACCAGTTTACTATTAAAGATTTAAAGGAAAAACTTCAACTTGTcaaaaaggaaaatgaaaaaaaatatccaagtaaaaatatttagcaGCTTCTGCATATATTCTTTCATAATTCTGTCAATTTATTCATTCTTGAATTTCTATTTCTAGCTATATGTGCGCATGTGTGTGTACACAAATTTATACTCTGGCATATTcttgcatatatatgacattattctttatatatatttttttttggttttTGCATATTCCATTTGATATACAAATGCATATGCATACCCATTTATATGGGAATTGtcaatacatatatatatatatacattttttttgttctttcTTTTCTCTTTCTTACCTTTTAAAGTAaataagcaaaaaaaaataaattttacaaTATCGTCTtcaaatgaagaaaataattctagcaataaaaaaaataaaggttCTTCGAAAAATCCGGCAACCCAAAACGCCGAGTTTATTGTAAGATatgaaaacaaaacaaaataaaaaacaatagataaataaaaaatgcatatttgaaaaatacaTGCTTTTCATtgtctattattttttatattacttATATTAGCCAAATATAGTGCCAATTTAtcttatcattttcattttttgttttcataattt
Protein-coding sequences here:
- a CDS encoding GTPase Era, putative — encoded protein: MFRKNITLFNLLSVRHKWVFCSNVRNFSILERYIRARPHDNELKINDINIDENKKDEDTKNKSKYYSPNITRGVIPKSAYMNTWKIPEQPENPKFLKVAIIGAPNSGKSSLLNAILDKTISSVSPKINTTKQDIKGIYTKDNVQLIFIDSPGIIPSHKKKKFCKELVNYAWKGYEEADLVVFVVDTVKRPTHDIISIIRMLAPKQIEAYNSDSEDDNEKDNNIYNVTGHKNEDTNNDYEHDAKMGGQILDDDKNEHNMNQEIATATNNEKVSDTKYNDKLDSEQIIDYFSYAMDKNPLYNDKSVKENLFENRKKIIESYNQSHNNKPKIIPPVILVLNKVDLCTESKWSNARAKEFMNNGKFDNIFFISAKYNKGVEELIDYISKFKAKEQLWAYPKEESTTLTKVQIVEQLINTYLYCWFNKDVPYKIKHHMISWHVNINNSIIIEYQIVVKSDKVAKMICGVHNKLILNMRKNVSYKLTKLWGQDVYVHIHVKSINS